In Elusimicrobium sp. An273, one genomic interval encodes:
- a CDS encoding transglutaminase family protein, with amino-acid sequence MQILGHDGLKALIKLLETESDAYGPVLKSALADAIKANPAQVQQVMEEEFKTSAPRAVLNTLEEICWEDLSAALARFSAKINPDLEEGLALLSKFTSPTTARGDVSAPLDKMAASLRPVLLNAKNYTEIAVVLGHYIFQTEGFTPLQTNTDIKDISFARFLRKKRGSSLCVACLYACLGQRYGMDVSLVDLAGRVLVHVRDFAHLQSLFVDPLDNGKILTEADCRRYIRSRQIAWNDDFFTPLSSRQIIRRFIANMIYILNKLRDERRLKYLRNYLEIIKN; translated from the coding sequence ATGCAAATACTGGGACACGACGGCCTGAAGGCGCTGATTAAATTATTGGAAACCGAGTCGGATGCATACGGCCCGGTGCTTAAAAGCGCCCTGGCCGACGCCATAAAAGCCAATCCCGCCCAGGTACAACAGGTGATGGAAGAAGAATTTAAAACCTCCGCTCCGCGCGCCGTTTTAAACACGCTGGAAGAAATCTGCTGGGAAGATCTTTCCGCCGCGCTGGCCCGTTTTTCCGCCAAGATTAACCCGGATTTGGAAGAAGGCTTGGCCTTGCTTTCCAAATTTACTTCTCCCACCACCGCCCGCGGCGACGTGTCCGCCCCGTTGGACAAAATGGCCGCTTCTCTGCGCCCGGTGCTCTTAAACGCCAAAAATTATACGGAGATCGCCGTCGTCCTGGGGCATTACATTTTTCAAACAGAAGGCTTTACCCCGCTGCAAACCAATACCGATATCAAAGACATTTCTTTTGCGCGCTTCCTGCGCAAAAAAAGAGGGTCCAGCCTCTGCGTGGCCTGTTTGTACGCCTGCCTGGGGCAGCGGTACGGGATGGACGTTTCCCTGGTGGACTTGGCCGGGCGCGTGTTGGTGCATGTGCGCGACTTTGCCCATTTGCAGTCTTTGTTTGTAGACCCGCTGGATAACGGCAAAATCTTAACGGAAGCCGACTGCCGCCGCTACATCCGCTCCCGCCAGATTGCGTGGAATGACGACTTTTTTACTCCGCTCTCTTCCCGCCAAATCATCCGCCGGTTTATTGCCAATATGATTTACATCCTCAATAAACTGCGCGACGAACGGCGCTTGAAATACCTGCGCAACTATTTGGAAATTATAAAAAACTGA
- a CDS encoding type IV pilin protein — protein MKKPEKHLFQKGFTLIELLTVVLIIGVLMAVALPNYTRSIERARAVEAMAGIKALNDAVYAYAAGRTGLNACPRSFKKLAISFPGHLSADESTIETKDFEFIIHSASNAIIPGTDCPGVVARRLGGQKYQYRIWNPYVRGTGGKGASLACTGPNESSIEICKSLDLYKEGVTPF, from the coding sequence ATGAAAAAACCGGAAAAGCATCTTTTTCAAAAAGGGTTTACGTTAATCGAGTTGTTAACCGTCGTGCTGATTATCGGCGTGCTGATGGCGGTAGCCTTGCCGAACTATACGCGCTCTATTGAGCGCGCCCGCGCGGTGGAGGCTATGGCGGGAATTAAGGCGCTTAACGACGCCGTCTACGCCTATGCGGCCGGAAGAACGGGGCTTAATGCCTGCCCGCGCTCTTTTAAAAAATTGGCCATTTCGTTTCCCGGCCATTTAAGCGCGGATGAGTCTACCATTGAAACCAAGGATTTTGAATTTATTATTCACTCGGCCAGCAATGCCATTATCCCGGGAACGGATTGCCCCGGCGTGGTAGCCAGACGTTTGGGCGGACAAAAATACCAGTATAGAATTTGGAATCCCTATGTGCGCGGCACGGGCGGAAAAGGCGCCTCGTTGGCGTGTACGGGCCCGAATGAAAGCAGCATTGAAATTTGCAAATCGCTGGATTTGTATAAAGAGGGCGTAACCCCTTTTTAA
- a CDS encoding glycosyltransferase family 9 protein, protein MSLKHWIYSFRPLCVAYETLRWLWHKIFFFIHTPTPVWYQFDRKHQPVASVKETLPMDKNWYRICRPLYRHEHVYYDLQKALAANPNVKGVALIFFMGIGDYLYTTPMLAALKQKFPRLPFYAYVGAQFDRNNSPLVGKLLAENPNFEKVFYFNGTRHPLIWKNYDYSDAFKDIPEGFLAVPVYYDYGVHVGHRVTNLFETFSLPVPERVPAPVMYFAKDIAPAVADYLARARRGAQGKKGIVFLQLDSRGSNYAYPHMKALAQGLIQEGYFVMSVTKGGPTDNPDYLEIDIKKLAINQTWQFLSILKGEFPLYVIAVNSVFWAASAGMQLPNLGLQHWIDKKVHNLWYPNIEVVTNYIYPHLPREKQLFAPPESYTRHNKKIIDYKPDWVIKWFKEKFEK, encoded by the coding sequence ATGTCTCTAAAGCATTGGATTTATTCTTTCCGCCCGCTGTGCGTGGCGTACGAAACGTTGCGCTGGCTGTGGCATAAAATTTTCTTTTTTATTCATACCCCTACTCCCGTATGGTATCAGTTTGACCGCAAACACCAACCGGTTGCATCCGTAAAAGAAACGCTGCCGATGGACAAAAATTGGTACCGCATTTGCCGCCCGCTTTACCGCCACGAACACGTCTATTACGATTTGCAAAAAGCCCTTGCGGCTAACCCCAACGTAAAAGGTGTGGCATTGATTTTTTTTATGGGAATCGGCGACTACCTATACACCACGCCCATGCTGGCCGCTTTAAAGCAAAAATTTCCGCGTTTGCCGTTTTACGCCTATGTGGGGGCCCAGTTTGACCGCAACAACTCCCCGTTGGTGGGCAAATTATTGGCGGAAAACCCGAACTTTGAAAAAGTGTTCTATTTTAACGGCACCCGGCACCCGCTGATTTGGAAAAATTACGATTATTCGGATGCCTTTAAAGACATTCCGGAAGGCTTTTTGGCCGTTCCCGTTTATTACGATTACGGCGTGCACGTCGGACACCGCGTCACCAATTTGTTTGAGACGTTTTCCCTGCCTGTGCCCGAACGGGTGCCGGCGCCCGTGATGTATTTTGCCAAGGACATTGCCCCGGCGGTGGCGGATTATTTGGCCCGGGCGCGCCGCGGGGCGCAGGGCAAGAAAGGTATTGTGTTTTTGCAGTTGGATTCCCGCGGGTCTAATTACGCGTATCCGCATATGAAGGCCTTGGCACAGGGGCTTATTCAAGAAGGCTATTTCGTCATGAGTGTTACCAAAGGCGGCCCCACGGACAACCCGGACTATTTGGAAATTGATATTAAGAAACTGGCCATTAACCAGACGTGGCAGTTCTTGTCTATTCTCAAGGGCGAGTTTCCGCTGTACGTGATTGCGGTCAATTCCGTATTTTGGGCGGCTTCCGCGGGGATGCAGCTGCCCAACTTGGGCCTGCAGCACTGGATAGACAAAAAGGTGCACAATTTGTGGTATCCCAATATAGAGGTGGTTACCAACTATATCTATCCGCATTTGCCGCGGGAAAAACAACTTTTTGCCCCGCCGGAAAGCTATACCCGGCACAATAAAAAAATTATTGATTACAAACCCGATTGGGTAATTAAGTGGTTTAAAGAAAAGTTTGAAAAATAA
- a CDS encoding SPFH domain-containing protein: MQINDLGVVLLLALIVFIIVIITKGIVIVKQAQVIIIERFGKYLQILTPGINWIIPIMDKPHLMEWRENRDYMDGSGRVRSVPITEMRNVIDMRETVYDLPRQSVITKDNVGIEINALLYFQITDPINAAYKVESLPTAIEKLTQTTLRNIIGEMDLDQTLTSREIIKSKLQVILDEATNKWGVKVNRVELQDIIPPAAIREAMEKQMKAERDRRAMVTEAEGTKTAQILKAEAVRESEIKKAEGMKQAAILEAEGISEAKIKVAQAEAEAVKIVASTVAQSSNPASYMISLKYIEALTKMTEGKDNKIIYMPYEASNVLGAVAAIKDLTGGVPAAK, from the coding sequence ATGCAAATCAACGACTTAGGAGTAGTCTTATTGCTGGCCTTGATTGTTTTTATCATTGTGATCATCACCAAAGGGATTGTCATCGTCAAACAAGCGCAAGTGATAATTATCGAACGCTTTGGAAAATACCTGCAAATTCTTACCCCGGGTATTAACTGGATTATCCCGATTATGGACAAGCCCCATTTGATGGAATGGCGCGAAAACCGGGACTATATGGACGGCTCTGGCCGGGTGCGCTCTGTGCCGATTACCGAAATGCGCAACGTAATTGACATGCGCGAAACCGTCTACGATTTGCCCCGCCAAAGCGTGATTACCAAAGACAACGTGGGCATTGAAATCAACGCGCTGCTATATTTCCAAATTACAGATCCCATCAACGCGGCCTACAAAGTGGAATCGCTGCCCACCGCCATTGAAAAGCTGACGCAGACCACCTTAAGAAATATCATCGGCGAAATGGATTTAGACCAAACGCTCACTTCGCGTGAAATTATCAAAAGCAAGCTGCAGGTCATCTTGGATGAAGCCACCAACAAATGGGGCGTGAAAGTAAACCGCGTAGAACTGCAGGACATTATCCCCCCCGCCGCCATCCGCGAAGCCATGGAAAAGCAAATGAAGGCCGAACGCGACCGCCGCGCCATGGTAACGGAAGCGGAAGGGACGAAAACCGCCCAAATTTTGAAGGCGGAAGCCGTGCGGGAATCCGAAATCAAAAAGGCGGAAGGGATGAAGCAGGCCGCCATTTTGGAAGCGGAAGGGATATCGGAAGCGAAAATCAAAGTGGCCCAGGCCGAGGCCGAAGCCGTCAAAATTGTGGCTTCCACCGTGGCCCAATCCTCCAACCCTGCCAGCTATATGATTTCGCTTAAATACATTGAGGCGTTAACCAAAATGACGGAAGGCAAAGACAACAAAATCATCTATATGCCTTATGAAGCTTCCAATGTTTTGGGCGCCGTGGCCGCCATTAAGGACTTAACCGGAGGCGTGCCTGCTGCCAAGTAA
- a CDS encoding LL-diaminopimelate aminotransferase, producing MILLNENYLKLPGSYLFSTIAKKVAAYQQEHPNEDIIRLGIGDVSRPLVPAVVEALHKASDEMGRAETFRGYGPEQGYAFLREAILKHDYLDRNIALEADEIFVSDGAKSDVANFQELFDVSCKVALQDPVYPVYLDTNVMAGRTGNFENGRFGGIVYLPCTEENGFIPDLPRERVDLVYLCSPNNPTGAAMTRSELKKWVDWAAQHNSVILYDSAYEAFITQPDVPHSIYEIPGAQKVAVEFRSFSKTAGFTGTRCAYTVVPKALQVYDRAGKPHALNALWLRRQTTKFNGVPYIVQRAAQAVFTPMGQAQIRSVIEVYQKNAQVILQALQAAGLQAFGGVNAPYIWLKTPNGIDSWTFFDRLLSKARVVGTPGVGFGACGEGYFRLTAFNTPELTQAAASRIAHLTF from the coding sequence ATGATCCTTTTAAATGAAAATTATCTAAAACTGCCCGGCAGTTATCTCTTTTCCACCATTGCCAAAAAAGTGGCCGCGTACCAGCAGGAACACCCCAACGAAGACATTATCCGCCTGGGGATTGGGGACGTTTCCCGCCCGCTGGTGCCGGCGGTGGTGGAGGCGCTGCATAAAGCGTCGGATGAAATGGGCCGTGCCGAAACGTTCCGCGGGTACGGGCCGGAGCAGGGATATGCATTCTTGCGGGAAGCCATTTTGAAACACGATTATCTGGACAGAAACATCGCGCTGGAAGCCGATGAAATTTTCGTCAGCGACGGCGCCAAAAGCGATGTGGCCAACTTTCAGGAATTATTTGACGTGTCCTGCAAAGTCGCTTTGCAGGATCCGGTGTACCCCGTGTATTTGGATACCAACGTAATGGCGGGCCGCACGGGCAATTTTGAAAACGGACGCTTTGGTGGAATTGTGTACTTGCCGTGTACGGAAGAGAACGGCTTTATCCCCGATTTGCCCCGGGAACGGGTGGATTTGGTGTATTTATGTTCTCCCAACAACCCTACCGGCGCGGCCATGACGCGCAGCGAACTGAAAAAATGGGTGGACTGGGCCGCCCAGCACAACAGCGTTATTTTGTACGATTCGGCCTACGAAGCCTTTATTACCCAGCCGGACGTGCCCCATTCCATTTACGAAATCCCCGGCGCGCAAAAAGTGGCGGTGGAGTTCCGCTCGTTCTCCAAAACGGCCGGGTTTACCGGCACGCGCTGTGCTTATACGGTGGTGCCCAAAGCCCTGCAGGTATACGACCGGGCGGGTAAACCGCACGCGCTAAATGCGCTGTGGCTGCGCCGGCAGACCACCAAGTTTAACGGCGTGCCCTACATCGTCCAGCGCGCGGCGCAAGCCGTGTTTACCCCGATGGGACAGGCCCAAATCCGCAGTGTAATTGAAGTGTACCAGAAAAACGCCCAAGTCATTTTGCAGGCCTTGCAGGCGGCCGGGTTACAGGCCTTTGGCGGCGTAAACGCCCCGTATATTTGGCTGAAAACGCCTAACGGCATTGACTCTTGGACGTTTTTTGACCGGCTTTTAAGCAAAGCCCGCGTAGTGGGTACGCCGGGCGTAGGCTTTGGCGCATGCGGGGAAGGGTATTTCCGTTTGACGGCTTTTAATACGCCCGAACTGACGCAGGCGGCGGCCAGCCGGATTGCCCATCTGACGTTTTAA
- a CDS encoding nitroreductase family protein: MELMDVIKARRSVRKYQDKPVEREKINACLEAARLAPSACNSQPWHYIVIDDPKVKEAFCKEAFSGVYAMTKFAEKAPVLIAAVSDKGSFTSRLGNFFRRTEFYLVDQGISGEHLVLRAQDLGLGTCWIGWLNSDKAEKFFHLPKGKKIEHLIALGYPAEEPAPRPRETLEHIVSYNEYK, encoded by the coding sequence ATGGAATTAATGGATGTTATTAAAGCGCGCCGCAGCGTGCGCAAATATCAGGATAAACCCGTAGAGCGGGAAAAAATAAACGCCTGCCTGGAAGCGGCCCGGCTGGCGCCGTCGGCCTGCAATTCGCAGCCGTGGCATTATATTGTGATTGACGACCCGAAAGTAAAAGAAGCCTTCTGCAAAGAAGCGTTTTCCGGCGTATATGCAATGACGAAATTTGCCGAAAAAGCCCCCGTGCTCATTGCCGCAGTGTCGGACAAAGGCTCTTTTACCAGCCGGCTGGGCAATTTCTTCCGCCGAACGGAATTTTACTTGGTAGACCAAGGCATCTCCGGCGAGCATTTGGTGCTGCGCGCGCAGGATTTGGGGTTGGGAACCTGCTGGATCGGCTGGTTAAATTCCGACAAGGCGGAAAAATTTTTCCACCTGCCCAAAGGCAAAAAAATCGAACACTTGATTGCCCTGGGATACCCCGCCGAAGAACCGGCCCCGCGCCCGCGCGAAACGCTGGAGCATATTGTCAGCTATAACGAATACAAATAA
- a CDS encoding NfeD family protein has protein sequence MNYYVWLILAVGCFVGELFTMEFSLACLGLGLAGAALAAWLGAGLWLQAGVFAGVAAAAWLGIRPLAKRHFYRNAPRVKTPAEEVIGKTAVTETEVGPLLNNGRVKVAGESWKATALQTLSAGTECVVEKLDGVTLTVRPK, from the coding sequence ATGAACTATTATGTATGGTTGATTTTGGCCGTAGGCTGTTTTGTGGGCGAATTATTTACGATGGAATTTTCGCTGGCTTGCTTGGGGCTGGGGCTGGCGGGCGCTGCGCTGGCCGCCTGGCTGGGAGCCGGCCTTTGGCTGCAAGCCGGCGTGTTTGCCGGGGTGGCGGCCGCGGCGTGGCTGGGCATACGCCCGTTGGCAAAGCGGCACTTCTACCGCAATGCGCCCCGCGTAAAAACACCCGCCGAAGAAGTAATCGGAAAAACCGCCGTAACGGAAACGGAAGTCGGCCCGCTTCTTAACAACGGGCGCGTGAAAGTAGCCGGCGAAAGCTGGAAAGCCACCGCCCTGCAGACGTTAAGCGCCGGGACGGAATGCGTGGTAGAAAAGTTGGACGGCGTGACCTTAACCGTACGCCCCAAATAA
- a CDS encoding DUF362 domain-containing protein, with protein sequence MAFKPAVMSCLAAGVFLAACGSNGSAPVKTEAPAQKSIVYFTSDISPEGLVKIYDKISENIHGKVAIKVHTGEPHGPNIIPREMVKALQQHIPNSNLVETNTLYEGGRHTTELHRQTIKTNGWDFCEVDIMDADGAVMLPIKGGKHFKEMSVGKNLLNYDSMVVLTHFKGHTMGGFGGSLKNIAIGCADAKVGKAMQHGSNGADLWRANKELFMEHMVEGGKAVTDHFGKNIVYINVLRNMSVDCDCAGTSAAAPKTRNVGILASTDILAVDQASVDMVYALPDEESHDLKERIESRKGLRQLSYMKEMGMGNDQYELVNLDK encoded by the coding sequence ATGGCATTTAAACCAGCAGTGATGTCGTGTCTGGCGGCGGGTGTCTTTTTGGCGGCGTGCGGGTCTAACGGTTCCGCGCCGGTTAAAACCGAAGCTCCGGCGCAAAAGTCAATTGTCTATTTCACTTCGGACATCAGCCCGGAGGGACTCGTAAAAATTTACGATAAAATCTCCGAAAATATACACGGAAAGGTGGCCATTAAGGTACATACCGGCGAGCCGCACGGCCCCAACATTATCCCGCGGGAAATGGTAAAAGCGCTCCAACAGCATATTCCCAACAGCAATTTGGTGGAAACCAACACGCTTTATGAAGGCGGCCGCCACACCACTGAACTGCACCGCCAAACCATTAAAACCAACGGCTGGGATTTTTGCGAAGTGGATATTATGGACGCGGACGGCGCGGTGATGCTGCCCATTAAAGGTGGCAAGCACTTTAAAGAAATGTCCGTAGGCAAGAATTTGCTGAATTACGATTCCATGGTGGTGCTGACGCATTTTAAAGGCCATACGATGGGCGGGTTTGGCGGTTCGCTTAAAAACATCGCCATTGGCTGTGCGGACGCCAAAGTAGGCAAGGCTATGCAGCACGGCAGCAACGGCGCCGATTTATGGCGCGCCAATAAAGAACTGTTTATGGAACACATGGTGGAAGGCGGTAAAGCCGTAACCGACCATTTTGGCAAAAACATCGTCTATATCAACGTGCTTCGCAATATGTCCGTGGACTGCGACTGCGCCGGCACTTCCGCCGCCGCCCCCAAAACCCGCAACGTGGGTATTTTGGCCTCTACGGATATTTTAGCGGTAGACCAAGCTTCCGTAGATATGGTGTATGCCCTGCCGGATGAAGAATCGCACGATTTAAAGGAACGCATTGAATCGCGCAAAGGGCTTAGACAGCTGTCTTATATGAAAGAAATGGGCATGGGAAACGACCAGTACGAACTGGTAAACCTGGATAAATGA
- a CDS encoding type IV pilin protein — MKQGFTLIELLVVVLIIGILSSVALPQYEKSVERARAAEAVVTTKNILDAAAIYATTYRTCPTSLSDLDVKVTAETKNWIFGVNQLGTRNCAATVADKEGNFEAYRVFVKNEAESDMPSGSIFWNCQGGSCDDFFTAINVKPVAGTQNYQ, encoded by the coding sequence ATGAAACAGGGTTTTACGTTAATTGAACTGCTGGTTGTGGTGTTGATTATTGGCATTTTGTCGTCTGTGGCGTTGCCGCAGTATGAAAAATCGGTAGAAAGAGCCCGCGCGGCGGAAGCGGTGGTAACTACCAAAAACATTTTGGACGCAGCGGCCATTTATGCAACCACCTACCGCACCTGCCCGACCAGCCTGTCGGATTTGGACGTGAAAGTAACGGCCGAAACCAAAAACTGGATATTTGGTGTGAACCAGTTGGGAACCCGCAACTGCGCGGCTACCGTAGCGGACAAAGAAGGCAATTTTGAGGCTTACCGGGTGTTTGTAAAAAACGAGGCGGAATCGGATATGCCCAGCGGTTCCATTTTCTGGAACTGCCAAGGGGGTTCGTGCGACGATTTCTTCACGGCCATTAACGTCAAGCCCGTTGCCGGTACGCAGAACTATCAATAA
- the dapF gene encoding diaminopimelate epimerase, translated as MQFTKYTGLGNDFIVLDGETARGVQHPGELALRMCNRHFGVGADGLVLLLPSEKADMRMQIINSDGSEAEMCGNASRCVALHLYRRGIVPKRQITLETLAGLIHTEIMDEASSRVRVDMGMPRLTRGEIPMTGLAHERAVNVALRACGTEFCGTAVSMGNPHFVIFVENAEKIPLEVWGPALETNEAFPRKTNVEFVQILNNATIRMRVWERGAGVTQACGTGACAAVAACILNHKTNDYVTVKLDGGELLIEWPAGKNIFMTGPATEVFTGEYKGDK; from the coding sequence ATGCAATTTACTAAATATACCGGACTGGGAAACGATTTTATTGTTTTGGACGGCGAAACGGCCCGCGGGGTGCAGCACCCCGGGGAGCTGGCCCTTCGCATGTGCAACCGCCATTTTGGCGTGGGGGCGGACGGACTGGTGCTGTTGCTTCCTTCTGAAAAGGCCGATATGCGCATGCAAATTATTAATTCCGACGGCAGTGAGGCCGAAATGTGCGGCAACGCCTCGCGCTGTGTGGCGCTGCACCTCTATCGCCGGGGCATTGTGCCCAAGCGGCAAATCACCTTAGAAACGCTGGCGGGGCTGATTCATACCGAAATTATGGATGAGGCTTCCTCCCGGGTGCGGGTGGATATGGGCATGCCGCGCCTGACGCGGGGGGAAATCCCGATGACGGGCCTTGCGCACGAGCGGGCCGTCAACGTAGCGCTGCGCGCGTGCGGGACGGAATTTTGCGGCACGGCGGTTTCCATGGGAAATCCGCATTTTGTGATTTTTGTGGAAAATGCCGAAAAAATCCCGCTGGAAGTGTGGGGCCCCGCGTTGGAAACGAACGAAGCTTTCCCGCGCAAAACCAATGTGGAATTTGTGCAGATTCTCAACAACGCCACCATTCGCATGCGCGTGTGGGAACGCGGCGCCGGGGTGACGCAAGCCTGCGGCACGGGCGCCTGTGCGGCGGTGGCGGCGTGTATTTTAAATCATAAAACCAACGACTATGTGACCGTCAAACTTGACGGCGGCGAATTGCTGATTGAATGGCCGGCCGGGAAAAATATCTTTATGACCGGCCCCGCCACCGAAGTATTTACCGGAGAGTATAAGGGGGACAAATGA